Proteins from one Planctomyces sp. SH-PL62 genomic window:
- a CDS encoding RNA polymerase sigma factor, translating into MIGTVHGLQSLLEVGATGGLSDAQLLDRFVARREEAIFGAIVDRHGPMVWGVCRRVLRDHHDAEDAFQATFLVLARRAGMVSPAERLGAWLHGVAHRTALKARATRAKRLARETSVCAASEPWETPREARDALSESLDRALAGLPEKYRTPIVLCDLEGQSYAEAAERLGWPIGTLSGRLSRARSMLAKRLARRGVAMTAGALVASLSREAASATLPATRLAPLLKAACLTGRTPWAALVSTEVVALSQEVHGGILMTRLKTTGLGLLTAGMLATGIGVLAQGQDGEPTTQESPAPSPKSAPKRKAPPTTVTYFIGDLILDDPTKPPEVVTFADPTTPSVSRPQVDMSPMIELITSTIEPEHWKEKDGSARDITPFFLSRSLIIRGEPEVHERVGALLRGLRRFQDEQGTAFGTNGLHQPQTYDVSDLLLSHSDPADSGGGPDAQALIKVITSTISPSRWVARGQGSPYVATGPREGELVVSHAKLGHEQVSALLAGLRLFRHAKSAEPTPTPTPTPTPTPTK; encoded by the coding sequence ATGATCGGAACAGTCCACGGCCTGCAAAGCCTGCTCGAAGTCGGCGCCACCGGAGGGCTCTCCGACGCCCAGCTCCTGGATCGCTTCGTCGCACGCCGCGAGGAGGCGATCTTCGGGGCGATCGTCGACCGCCACGGGCCGATGGTCTGGGGCGTCTGCCGGCGGGTCCTCCGGGATCACCACGACGCGGAGGACGCCTTCCAGGCGACCTTCCTCGTCCTGGCCCGGCGGGCGGGGATGGTGTCGCCGGCCGAGAGGCTCGGGGCCTGGCTCCACGGGGTCGCCCACCGGACGGCCCTCAAGGCGAGGGCGACGAGGGCGAAACGCCTGGCCCGCGAAACTTCCGTCTGCGCCGCGTCGGAGCCCTGGGAGACGCCCCGCGAGGCTCGAGACGCGCTCTCCGAATCGCTCGACCGGGCGCTGGCCGGGTTGCCCGAGAAGTACCGGACGCCCATCGTCCTGTGCGACCTTGAAGGTCAATCTTACGCCGAGGCGGCGGAACGCCTCGGCTGGCCGATCGGGACTCTTTCGGGCCGACTCTCGCGGGCCCGTTCGATGCTCGCGAAGCGACTCGCCCGCCGTGGCGTCGCGATGACGGCCGGCGCGCTCGTCGCGAGCTTGTCCCGAGAAGCCGCCTCGGCGACGCTTCCGGCGACTCGCCTCGCCCCGTTGCTCAAGGCCGCGTGCCTGACCGGCCGCACGCCGTGGGCGGCCCTCGTCTCCACCGAAGTGGTCGCACTGTCTCAGGAAGTTCATGGAGGAATACTGATGACCAGATTGAAGACGACCGGGTTGGGCCTGCTGACGGCCGGGATGCTGGCGACCGGGATCGGCGTGCTGGCCCAGGGGCAGGATGGGGAACCCACGACCCAGGAATCGCCCGCCCCGAGCCCCAAGTCGGCCCCGAAGCGGAAGGCCCCTCCCACGACGGTGACCTACTTCATCGGGGATCTGATTCTCGACGATCCCACCAAGCCCCCAGAGGTAGTGACCTTCGCCGATCCCACCACGCCCTCCGTAAGCCGGCCTCAGGTCGACATGTCCCCGATGATCGAACTCATCACGAGCACGATCGAGCCGGAGCACTGGAAGGAGAAGGATGGGAGCGCCCGCGACATCACCCCCTTCTTCCTGAGCCGCAGCCTGATCATCCGAGGCGAGCCCGAGGTCCACGAGCGAGTGGGGGCGCTTCTCCGGGGGTTGCGCCGCTTTCAGGACGAGCAGGGGACCGCGTTCGGGACCAACGGGCTACACCAACCGCAAACTTACGACGTTTCCGACCTGCTGCTTTCTCACTCGGATCCGGCCGATTCCGGCGGCGGACCGGACGCCCAGGCCCTCATCAAAGTGATCACCTCGACGATCAGCCCATCGCGGTGGGTGGCGAGGGGTCAGGGCTCGCCTTACGTCGCTACCGGCCCACGCGAAGGAGAGCTTGTGGTCTCCCATGCGAAACTCGGCCATGAACAGGTCAGTGCGCTGCTGGCGGGGCTCCGTCTGTTCCGCCACGCCAAGTCGGCCGAGCCGACGCCGACGCCGACGCCGACGCCGACGCCGACGCCGACGAAATGA